Proteins co-encoded in one Polynucleobacter sp. MG-6-Vaara-E2 genomic window:
- a CDS encoding HdeD family acid-resistance protein: MADLSVDQIKAIRANVLGAAAKVPGALIGLGILFIILGMIGVAGQVLFSLVSVNVLGIFLFAGGVLQGAHAFKSTGWKSVAVQLIFAVLYIGAAIYVWAFPIPALEAITLWLAAIFFITGFLRLVSAFQHRHFAEWFWLALSAAISILMGVLIMNNFPSSSLWLPGLLIAIELLLQGWSLLFLGFAAKSLTK, encoded by the coding sequence ATGGCCGATTTATCTGTAGATCAAATTAAAGCAATTCGCGCCAATGTATTAGGTGCTGCTGCAAAAGTTCCAGGAGCTCTTATTGGCCTTGGTATTTTGTTCATTATTCTTGGCATGATTGGCGTTGCTGGTCAGGTTCTTTTCTCTCTAGTGTCGGTAAACGTTCTTGGTATCTTCTTGTTTGCGGGTGGCGTGCTTCAAGGTGCTCATGCTTTCAAGTCTACCGGCTGGAAAAGCGTTGCTGTTCAGCTCATCTTTGCGGTTTTATATATCGGTGCTGCCATCTACGTTTGGGCATTTCCGATTCCAGCGTTAGAGGCTATCACTTTATGGCTTGCGGCAATCTTCTTTATTACGGGTTTCTTGCGCCTGGTATCTGCATTTCAGCATCGCCATTTTGCTGAGTGGTTCTGGCTTGCCTTATCAGCTGCAATTTCTATCTTGATGGGCGTGCTCATCATGAATAACTTCCCATCATCAAGCTTATGGTTGCCAGGCTTATTGATCGCAATTGAATTGTTATTGCAGGGCTGGTCTTTATTGTTCTTAGGCTTTGCTGCCAAATCACTAACTAAATAA